The DNA sequence GTACTGATGCGTTCGCTTCCACTTATCCGGGTTAGCTCTGTACTCCCGCAGCAACTGCCCGTATCCTCTGTGGCCCCGGGATCGAGCTCGCAGGTTCCGTTTGGGTTCGATAGCCGGGTAGGCACCCAGCTCGGTTACGAACTGAGCGTTCTTCTTGGAGATGTAGGCCTTGTCACCGTAGACCGTTGCAAGATGGCTAGCTGGTACCCGTCGCAACAGGGAAACCAGGTGTTTGGCATCTCCCCCGGGTCGAGCTCGAACCCTGGCGGCGTGAACGAGCAAGCTCTCGGTGTCCACGGCCGCGTGAAGGGCATGGAACCGTCGTTTCCGCGTCTTCTTGAACCGCACCGATAACCACTCACCACCGGTCGCATGGGAGAAGCCAGTGGCGTCCACCGCGACCCATCTGGGTGGAGGTTGCTTCCGGGCAACGACCTCGTACAGTCGGTGGAGGAGCCGGGTATCCAATCGTTTGAGAGCTCCGTTGAGGAGGGTGTGGCTGGGTGGGCGT is a window from the Candidatus Lokiarchaeota archaeon genome containing:
- a CDS encoding IS5 family transposase; the encoded protein is MAYDRSYNAAKARRFYYLLQELMSLCNTIPDVRSHRGRPVEFPLPVLFVLLGLKFDARLGYRDFVAWLALQPELLVRLGLQRPPSHTLLNGALKRLDTRLLHRLYEVVARKQPPPRWVAVDATGFSHATGGEWLSVRFKKTRKRRFHALHAAVDTESLLVHAARVRARPGGDAKHLVSLLRRVPASHLATVYGDKAYISKKNAQFVTELGAYPAIEPKRNLRARSRGHRGYGQLLREYRANPDKWKRTHQYGQRSLAETVFSMLKVRFSGSLSSRGYKERRRELLIKVLLHNIQQVNFLECTAR